In Actinomadura citrea, a single window of DNA contains:
- a CDS encoding glycosyltransferase family 4 protein — MQIEDGTVPGAPSRGRVVMLVDNDVVRDSRVQKAAKSMAEAGWEVHLLGSARGKRRRSWDLGGARVRLLPVQHVLLRDRHGVLRATLRRPLAYGHPKVADYRRRLVQSRRADLAAARLDRKSRGPARKVWLLARRVTAKLQSRWVALRVRQTESLAAARGNPRAPMERLAINFWLKVLGDRAWRVLQRNLWDWDSAYGKVIDKLEPDIVHANDFRMLGVAARSVRRARAKGRTVKLVWDAHEFLPGIRPWGSDPRWHPAMCAYEREYAGDADAVVTVSEALADRLIERHGLRGRPTVVLNAPITGGEPSTSDPVPDMREMCGVGPDTPIAVYSGAAAPQRGLDIMIEALPRLPRLHVALVVSSAGSEYVRGLVARAAELGAADRVHTVPYVPFDQVVPFLAAADIGVIPIHHWPNHEIALITKFFEYSHARLPIVVSDVEAMGDMAKATGQGEVFHAEDLDDYVRAVEAVLGDPRRYRAVYDDRPELLHEWTWEAQAEILDGVYAKLLPSAARPAPGAPPAGPDDQLIGAQD; from the coding sequence ATGCAAATCGAAGACGGGACGGTTCCCGGTGCGCCGTCGCGCGGCCGCGTCGTCATGCTCGTCGACAACGATGTCGTGCGCGACTCCCGGGTGCAGAAGGCCGCGAAGTCGATGGCCGAGGCGGGCTGGGAGGTGCACCTGCTCGGCAGCGCGAGGGGCAAGAGGCGCCGCTCGTGGGACCTCGGCGGCGCCCGCGTGCGCCTCCTGCCGGTGCAGCACGTGCTCCTGCGCGACCGGCACGGCGTCCTGCGCGCCACGTTGCGCCGCCCGCTCGCGTACGGGCACCCGAAGGTGGCGGACTACCGGCGGCGGCTCGTGCAGTCCCGGCGCGCCGACCTCGCCGCGGCGCGCCTCGACCGCAAGTCCCGCGGCCCCGCGCGCAAGGTGTGGCTGCTGGCCCGGCGGGTCACGGCGAAGCTCCAGTCGCGGTGGGTCGCGCTGCGGGTGCGGCAGACCGAGTCGCTCGCCGCGGCCCGCGGCAACCCGCGCGCGCCGATGGAGCGGCTCGCGATCAACTTCTGGCTGAAGGTCCTCGGCGACCGGGCGTGGCGCGTCCTGCAACGCAACCTGTGGGACTGGGACAGCGCCTACGGCAAGGTCATCGACAAGCTCGAACCCGACATCGTCCACGCCAACGACTTCCGCATGCTCGGCGTCGCGGCGCGCTCGGTGCGGCGGGCCCGCGCGAAGGGCCGGACGGTGAAGCTCGTGTGGGACGCGCACGAGTTCCTGCCGGGCATCCGCCCCTGGGGCTCCGACCCGCGCTGGCATCCCGCCATGTGCGCGTACGAGCGCGAGTACGCGGGCGACGCGGACGCGGTGGTGACCGTCTCGGAGGCGCTCGCCGACCGGCTGATCGAGCGCCACGGCCTGCGCGGCAGGCCGACCGTCGTGCTCAACGCCCCGATCACCGGGGGCGAGCCGAGCACGTCCGATCCGGTCCCCGACATGCGGGAGATGTGCGGCGTCGGCCCGGACACCCCGATCGCCGTCTACAGCGGCGCCGCCGCCCCGCAGCGCGGCCTCGACATCATGATCGAGGCGCTGCCGCGGCTGCCCCGGCTCCACGTCGCCCTGGTCGTCTCCTCGGCGGGGTCCGAGTACGTCCGCGGCCTGGTCGCCCGCGCCGCCGAACTCGGCGCCGCCGACCGCGTCCACACGGTGCCGTACGTGCCGTTCGACCAGGTCGTCCCGTTCCTGGCGGCGGCGGACATCGGCGTGATCCCGATCCACCACTGGCCCAACCACGAGATCGCGCTGATCACGAAGTTCTTCGAGTACTCGCACGCCCGGCTGCCGATCGTCGTGAGCGACGTGGAGGCGATGGGCGACATGGCGAAGGCCACCGGGCAGGGCGAGGTCTTCCACGCCGAGGACCTCGACGACTACGTGCGGGCGGTCGAGGCGGTCCTCGGCGACCCGCGGCGGTACCGCGCCGTGTACGACGACCGGCCCGAGCTGCTCCACGAGTGGACCTGGGAGGCGCAGGCCGAGATTCTGGACGGCGTCTACGCCAAGCTGCTGCCGTCCGCCGCGAGGCCCGCCCCGGGCGCGCCGCCGGCGGGTCCGGACGACCAGCTCATCGGCGCGCAGGACTGA
- a CDS encoding glycosyltransferase: protein MAADGKVGAGVAVVTPWYPNPMQEWAGSFVRSMVEATAPGCGDVTVYHTEAWLMRRPAEEVEAAREAHRRLLPVALHPAPDVAGSRLVRVPVPTVPDYTFAELAVQHARWLREALGGEPIPAPVVHAHVGLRGGWTALENARPDARVFVTEHASFLDKVLEQPDSREMYERVLERCTGFLVVTDVLRDTLAEAFPALAHKIEMISNPIAFGEPRERPVTELRRWLYVGTLVERKGVGWLLEAFAECLADDPGLTLTMAGPGVLARRLQERAAELGVEHAVSFLGAVAPDEAARLMREHDLLVHPARWETFGVTIVEAVAAGLPVLVTRCGGPERTLAGIEAAAGEMIDVEENASSIVAGYRRLRDRFPDGLDLAKAREILDGRFGYRTVAEAHHRHWFPEGAAARAANDGAANGGEEA, encoded by the coding sequence GTGGCGGCGGACGGGAAAGTCGGCGCGGGAGTGGCCGTCGTCACGCCCTGGTATCCGAACCCGATGCAGGAGTGGGCCGGGTCCTTCGTCCGGTCGATGGTCGAGGCGACGGCCCCGGGCTGCGGCGACGTCACCGTCTACCACACCGAGGCGTGGCTGATGAGGCGGCCCGCGGAGGAGGTCGAGGCGGCGCGCGAGGCGCATCGCCGCCTCCTGCCGGTCGCGCTGCACCCCGCGCCCGACGTCGCGGGCTCCCGGCTGGTGCGCGTCCCGGTGCCGACGGTGCCGGACTACACCTTCGCCGAACTCGCCGTGCAGCACGCCCGGTGGCTGCGCGAGGCGCTGGGCGGCGAGCCGATCCCGGCGCCCGTCGTCCACGCCCACGTGGGGCTGCGCGGCGGCTGGACGGCGCTGGAGAACGCCCGCCCGGACGCGCGGGTGTTCGTCACCGAGCACGCGTCCTTCCTGGACAAGGTCCTGGAGCAGCCCGACTCCCGGGAGATGTACGAGCGGGTCCTGGAGCGCTGTACCGGTTTTCTCGTGGTCACCGACGTGCTGCGGGACACCCTCGCCGAGGCGTTCCCGGCGCTCGCCCACAAGATCGAGATGATCTCCAACCCGATCGCGTTCGGGGAGCCGCGCGAGCGTCCCGTCACCGAGCTGCGGCGCTGGCTGTACGTCGGCACGCTGGTCGAGCGCAAGGGCGTCGGCTGGCTGCTGGAGGCGTTCGCCGAGTGCCTCGCCGACGACCCGGGACTGACGCTGACGATGGCCGGGCCGGGCGTGCTCGCCCGGCGGCTCCAGGAGCGGGCCGCCGAGCTGGGCGTCGAGCACGCGGTGTCGTTCCTCGGCGCGGTCGCCCCCGACGAGGCCGCGCGGCTCATGCGCGAGCACGACCTGCTCGTCCACCCCGCCCGGTGGGAGACCTTCGGTGTCACGATCGTCGAGGCGGTGGCGGCGGGCCTGCCGGTACTGGTCACCCGCTGCGGCGGCCCCGAGCGCACGCTGGCCGGCATAGAAGCCGCCGCAGGGGAAATGATCGACGTCGAGGAGAACGCGAGCTCGATCGTCGCCGGGTACCGCCGCCTGCGCGACCGCTTCCCGGACGGCCTCGACCTGGCGAAGGCCCGCGAGATCCTGGACGGGCGCTTCGGGTACCGCACGGTGGCCGAGGCGCACCACCGGCACTGGTTCCCGGAGGGCGCGGCCGCTCGTGCCGCGAACGACGGTGCCGCGAACGGGGGAGAAGAAGCGTGA
- a CDS encoding glycosyltransferase: MTERRPRLLYLAFYFPPSRASGVYRPRATANRLTELGWDVTVFAAPLPFLYDTIGSVDDRLTKTVDPRITLVRPDLNRFVWQTDLREYSRFRGTFPQLAQSLYTWGQKHVFPEHYASWARDSVRRALRMHARRRFDVVLATGNPYSSFAAAWLFHKLTRTPYVIDYRDSWTLDQFSEEPMFEDGHPAWRWERRVLRSAANSLYVNDAQRAWHAERYPRAADRMMTVLNGWDADTLPQSAAPPPAARATTDGHAPRFSFVGTVTDKQPIEELIEGFSRARAHSDMRAATLDFYGYFGFFQGTDDKLRKRFAAAAEAAAAAVSAQEVGGGAAVAEQAELAHGGEDEHVLAPGVHHRGPVSKTALADVYQDSDVLVFLNGGGRYVTSGKIFEYMAAGRPIVSVHTPGSAAEELLRGYPLWFNPGGLAPADIAASMVAAAKAAAGLDERQVAEARAYADRFERNVTLEPLVGRLTELAARRRGVGG, from the coding sequence ATGACCGAACGCCGCCCGCGCCTTCTCTACCTGGCCTTCTACTTCCCGCCGTCCCGTGCGAGCGGCGTGTACCGGCCCCGGGCGACCGCCAACCGGCTGACCGAGCTGGGCTGGGACGTCACGGTCTTCGCGGCGCCGCTCCCGTTCCTGTACGACACGATCGGCTCGGTCGACGACCGGCTGACGAAGACCGTCGACCCGCGGATCACGCTGGTGCGCCCGGACCTGAACCGGTTCGTCTGGCAGACGGACCTTCGCGAGTACAGCCGGTTCCGGGGGACGTTCCCCCAGCTGGCCCAGTCGCTGTACACGTGGGGGCAGAAGCACGTCTTCCCGGAGCACTACGCGTCCTGGGCTCGCGACTCGGTCCGGCGCGCGCTGCGGATGCACGCGCGGCGCAGGTTCGACGTGGTCCTCGCGACGGGGAACCCGTACTCGTCGTTCGCCGCGGCCTGGCTGTTCCACAAGCTGACCCGCACCCCCTACGTCATCGACTACCGCGACTCCTGGACCCTCGACCAGTTCAGCGAGGAGCCGATGTTCGAGGACGGGCATCCCGCCTGGCGCTGGGAGCGCCGGGTGCTGCGGTCCGCGGCGAACTCGCTGTACGTCAACGACGCCCAGCGCGCGTGGCACGCCGAGCGCTACCCGCGCGCGGCGGACCGTATGATGACCGTCCTGAACGGGTGGGACGCCGACACGCTCCCGCAGAGCGCCGCGCCGCCCCCGGCCGCCCGCGCGACGACGGACGGGCACGCGCCCCGCTTCTCCTTCGTCGGCACGGTCACCGACAAGCAGCCCATCGAGGAGCTGATCGAGGGGTTCTCCCGTGCGCGCGCGCATTCGGACATGCGGGCCGCCACCCTGGACTTCTACGGCTACTTCGGGTTCTTCCAGGGCACCGACGACAAGCTCCGCAAGCGTTTCGCCGCCGCGGCAGAGGCGGCCGCAGCGGCCGTCAGCGCCCAGGAGGTCGGGGGCGGGGCGGCGGTGGCCGAGCAGGCGGAGCTCGCCCACGGCGGGGAGGACGAGCACGTGCTCGCCCCCGGGGTCCACCACCGCGGGCCGGTGTCCAAGACGGCGCTCGCCGACGTCTACCAGGACTCCGACGTGCTGGTCTTCCTCAACGGCGGCGGACGCTACGTCACCTCCGGGAAGATCTTCGAGTACATGGCGGCGGGACGTCCCATCGTGTCGGTCCACACGCCCGGCTCGGCGGCCGAGGAGCTGCTGCGCGGATACCCGCTGTGGTTCAACCCGGGCGGGCTCGCCCCGGCCGACATCGCCGCCTCGATGGTGGCGGCGGCGAAGGCGGCGGCCGGCCTGGACGAGCGGCAGGTGGCGGAGGCCCGCGCCTACGCGGACCGCTTCGAACGGAACGTGACGCTGGAGCCGCTCGTGGGACGGCTCACCGAGCTGGCCGCCCGCAGGCGCGGCGTGGGCGGGTGA
- a CDS encoding acyltransferase gives MSHRILPSAQVDPGAELGDGTTVWDLAQIREGARLGTGCIVGRGAYVGTGVRIGDNVKLQNHALVYEPAVLEDGVFVGPAVVLTNDREPRSVDPDGRLKRGDDWEAVGVHVAEGASLGARSVCVAPVRVGRWAMVAAGAVVTRDVPDFALVAGVPARRIGWVGRAGARLTERSDGTWECPRTGEIYVEAPAGGGSETTVLTEKG, from the coding sequence ATGAGTCACCGCATCCTGCCGAGCGCCCAGGTCGACCCCGGCGCGGAACTCGGCGACGGCACCACCGTGTGGGACCTCGCGCAGATCCGCGAGGGCGCCCGGCTCGGCACGGGCTGCATCGTGGGACGCGGCGCCTACGTCGGCACGGGCGTGCGGATCGGCGACAACGTCAAGCTGCAGAACCACGCGCTCGTCTACGAGCCCGCCGTGCTGGAGGACGGCGTGTTCGTCGGTCCCGCCGTCGTGCTCACCAACGACCGGGAGCCCCGCTCGGTGGACCCGGACGGCAGGCTGAAGCGCGGTGACGACTGGGAGGCGGTCGGCGTCCACGTCGCCGAGGGCGCCTCGCTCGGCGCCCGCAGCGTGTGCGTCGCGCCGGTCCGCGTCGGCCGCTGGGCGATGGTCGCCGCGGGCGCGGTGGTGACCCGCGACGTCCCCGACTTCGCGCTGGTCGCGGGCGTCCCCGCCCGCCGGATCGGCTGGGTCGGCAGGGCCGGTGCCCGGCTCACCGAGCGTTCCGACGGGACGTGGGAGTGCCCGCGGACCGGTGAGATCTACGTCGAGGCGCCCGCCGGCGGCGGCTCGGAGACGACCGTCCTGACCGAGAAGGGCTGA
- a CDS encoding glycosyltransferase family 2 protein, which produces MRQPLVSVIIPVYQCRDTVGGALESVFAQSLPAEQVEVIAVDDGSTDGGGELLDELARTHDRLTVLHQPNSGGAGAPRNRGLELASGTFVFFLDADDRLAPEALERMTAMAERNGTDIVLGKQVGTGGRKSPKVFARSIERTHVLDPDCDLFGRMSMAALQLFRRSLVEGAGLRFTEGLVAHEDQLFTAGAYLNAGGVSVLADYDCYYWAAREDGSSATQGAGAPPADLYAIIAQAMRQVADHTEPGETRDRLNRRYLRLEVFGRLDRLYLDSSPDDQKLTLAGCRELLEEWYTPAQQELALPLHRVIAHCVLHDLDDELVEVLRFRRSGTRPRLHLEDGRAYVKYPFFRDPAVRIPDACFASPKPLVVRPALARLAWDDGALMVGGTVLVQDVDEESPAVRLLLTDGDGARRPVECETVPAAPVDDGVEVSFTAALGPRAAPLRNGGWTVQIEVSLSGHVRTLPLVKPRDLPLPRAALAGARLLRPRQERDSGPLTLEIGGALTSADFRDVEVGWGPGRRVRVQADAPPVLGDGPAMSVVLHHADDGTTIRAVLEAAPDDPSRLRADLSLAGARPGRWRARFAVDGVGDPVPVRLPAEGGGVLGPVTASLVPPRRVHVKMDRRTATVHVTAPLASLARRTWRRLLPGGGTKPRP; this is translated from the coding sequence ATGAGGCAACCCCTGGTCAGCGTTATCATCCCGGTCTACCAGTGCCGGGACACGGTGGGCGGGGCACTGGAGTCGGTCTTCGCCCAGTCCCTGCCCGCCGAGCAGGTCGAGGTCATCGCCGTCGACGACGGCTCGACCGACGGCGGCGGCGAACTGCTGGACGAACTCGCCCGCACCCACGACCGGCTGACGGTCCTCCACCAGCCGAACTCCGGTGGCGCGGGCGCGCCGCGCAACCGGGGCCTGGAGCTGGCGTCCGGGACGTTCGTGTTCTTCCTGGACGCCGACGACCGCCTGGCCCCGGAGGCGCTGGAGCGCATGACGGCGATGGCCGAGCGCAACGGCACCGACATCGTCCTCGGCAAGCAGGTGGGAACGGGCGGCCGCAAGTCGCCCAAGGTGTTCGCCCGCTCCATCGAGCGCACCCACGTGCTCGACCCCGACTGCGACCTGTTCGGGCGCATGTCGATGGCCGCGCTCCAGCTCTTCCGCCGGTCCCTGGTCGAGGGCGCGGGGCTCCGCTTCACCGAGGGCCTGGTGGCCCACGAGGACCAGCTCTTCACCGCCGGCGCCTACCTGAACGCCGGCGGAGTCTCCGTCCTGGCCGACTACGACTGCTACTACTGGGCCGCCCGCGAGGACGGCTCCAGCGCGACGCAGGGAGCGGGCGCCCCGCCCGCCGACCTGTACGCGATCATCGCCCAGGCGATGCGGCAGGTCGCCGACCACACCGAGCCGGGCGAGACCCGGGACCGGCTGAACCGGCGCTACCTGCGGCTGGAGGTCTTCGGCCGCCTCGACCGCCTCTACCTGGACTCCTCGCCCGACGACCAGAAGCTCACCCTCGCGGGCTGCCGCGAACTGCTGGAGGAGTGGTACACCCCCGCCCAGCAGGAGCTGGCCCTCCCCCTCCACCGGGTGATCGCGCACTGCGTCCTGCACGATCTCGACGACGAGCTGGTGGAGGTCCTGCGGTTCCGCCGCAGCGGGACGCGGCCCCGCCTCCACCTGGAGGACGGGCGCGCCTACGTGAAGTACCCGTTCTTCCGCGACCCCGCCGTCCGCATTCCCGACGCGTGCTTCGCGAGCCCCAAGCCGCTGGTCGTCCGGCCGGCCCTGGCACGGCTGGCCTGGGATGACGGCGCCCTGATGGTCGGCGGCACGGTGCTCGTCCAGGACGTGGACGAGGAGAGCCCGGCCGTCCGCCTGCTGCTGACGGACGGCGACGGCGCCCGCCGCCCGGTGGAGTGCGAGACCGTCCCGGCCGCGCCCGTTGACGACGGCGTCGAGGTGTCCTTCACCGCCGCTCTCGGCCCGCGGGCGGCCCCCCTCCGGAACGGCGGCTGGACGGTCCAGATCGAGGTCTCGCTCAGCGGGCACGTGCGGACGCTGCCGCTGGTCAAGCCGCGCGATCTGCCCCTCCCCCGGGCGGCCCTGGCGGGTGCCCGCCTGCTGCGCCCGAGGCAGGAGCGCGACAGCGGGCCCCTCACGCTGGAGATCGGCGGCGCCCTCACGTCCGCCGACTTCCGCGACGTCGAGGTCGGCTGGGGGCCGGGGCGGCGGGTCCGGGTGCAGGCCGACGCGCCGCCCGTCCTCGGCGACGGCCCCGCGATGAGCGTCGTGCTGCACCACGCCGACGACGGGACGACGATCCGCGCGGTGCTGGAGGCCGCGCCGGACGACCCGTCCCGCCTGCGCGCCGACCTCTCCCTCGCGGGCGCGCGTCCCGGCCGCTGGCGGGCCCGCTTCGCGGTCGACGGCGTGGGCGATCCCGTCCCGGTGCGCCTGCCGGCCGAGGGCGGCGGCGTCCTCGGGCCGGTGACCGCGTCGCTGGTGCCCCCGCGCCGCGTGCACGTCAAGATGGACCGCAGGACGGCGACCGTGCACGTCACCGCGCCGCTGGCGTCGCTGGCGAGGCGCACCTGGCGGCGGCTGCTCCCCGGCGGGGGCACGAAGCCGCGGCCGTGA